TTACTGAAAATTTTCATTAGTTCAGCAGATTTTCATTCCGCTTAAATTTTGCCATTTCACGATCTATATACCTTGAGTAAACATCCCCCAAAAATCGTTAGTATGCACTTTTTTCACCTTTTAGAATAACTATTTGCAATGTTGAGTTAATTTTGCAAAGTAAACAAATCTCGGAACTTAGAGAAGTAGGTTTCGAGAATGGAGATAAACCTAAGAATCTCTTATGACAAAATCTAAACACTTTTATCCAGATGGGTATTTGCCTATGCAGCATGATATTGCCTCTTACTGATATTATCTCGATCAATGTTTGCCGCAAAGAATATGAAAGATAccataaataaagtaatatttgCCTCGCGTATCCAGGCTGGCAAGATCGACCAGGGAATAACAAACACTGTACGTTCATAAACTACATTTTTCTAATCAGGCGTATAAACAAGAAAAGGCtagttaagatttttttattatgtttttcatttgttCATATAGGGTATTTAACATACATCGTTCTTGCATTACTTTGTTTTTATACCATACATGAACGCGATAATGTTATCTCTTTTCATCAATTATatcatgaataaacaaaacaaggcTACATAACATACTGTACATGACTCATTTCTCAGTGTGACTCATTTCTCACGCGCCCTCACTGGgctgaggacgaggaggaggagcgtgGGCGGCTGTCCTGCATCCATGGCGAGACCTGCTTCATGAGGACGCCCAGGGAGTAGATTCCAGTTAGAGCATTGGACAACCGTATACTGGAGAAGGCATTAGAACGAACTGCTCGATGNNNNNNNNNNNNNNNNNNNNNNNNNNNNNNNNNNNNNNNNNNNNNNNNNNNNNNNNNNNNNNNNNNNNNNNNNNNNNNNNNNNNNNNNNNNNNNNNNNNNNAGCAACAGGAAAAACGGGTAATAACAGCGTAACTGAGAGAAAGCGGAATCCCCTGGCAGAGAGCAGCGAGGTCGGAGATGGATTCGACGGTGTGGATCTCTCTCGAGAATCATTACCTCCAGACCTCGCCTGACCTCCCTCAGGTCACAGCGGTCACCGGGGTGAGGGCGCGTGGCTCGGGCGGCGAGGAGGGGGAGCGTGGGAGGGCTGTCCTGCATCCATGACGAAACCTGATTCATGAGGACGCCCAAGGAGTACACGTCGGACGCCGGGGAGATCCTGCCGCCGCTGAGGGCCTCCGGACTCACCCAGAAATAGCGTGCGGGGCAAAGGCCGTCGCAGATCACGGGGTACTCGCCTGCTAGCCGCCCGTGTCCGAAATCGACGATTCTGACTTTGGCGAGGCCGTCGGGTCGCTTCGGGAGAGTCACCATCACGTTGTCCGGCTTGAGGTCGGTGTGGACGACGCCCGCAGTGTGGATCTCGGCCACGCACTCCGCCAGGGACCAGAGGACGTGGAGGTACGTAAGATCGGGAGGCCGCAGCGAGCGGAACGAGTGGAAAGTCCAATACCCGcggaaggagacgaggagggcGGGTGGATGCTCTGCCATGGCCAGGAGGCGGGGTGCTCCCCCAGCGCCGCCCACAAGGTGCAGGATATCCGCTTCCCTCAGGAATTCCTCCCGAACGCCTTCGCGCTTGGCCACCTTCAGGCAGGCGACCCCCTTTCCCCAGCGCACGAGGTCCACTTTAGCGCTCCCTCCTTCGCCCAGACGCCGCACCAACATCGACTTCTGGAGGTGCAACACGTCCTCGGAACTTAAATGGGACACCGCAGGGACACGTCCACTCATCGTCCATGCGCAGACCTTTCAGCAAGACGACGCCCCTTCTGCGTATAACGTTCACAGATCACGAATCAGGTCCGCGATTAGTTCGTCCACGACCACCGATCATGACAGAAACCTGGAGAATGAGGTGCGTTCGACGTTCCTGCCCGTCGACGCTTCCATTGACGAGAAGGAACGAGGGGAAGCCGAACGGGGAACGGGACNNNNNNNNNNNNNNNNNNNNNNNNNNNNNNNNNNNNNNNNNTGCGTTTCCCTATATTTGACCAGGTGTGATGTAGAGAATAAATCGTATAGGATGAGCTTGCATTATGAAGTCCGCTTGANNNNNNNNNNNNNNNNNNNNNNNNNNNNNNNNNNNNNNNNNNNNNNNNNNNNNNNNNNTAGAttacacagacagatacataaacatacatgagacagacacaaaaaagaaagaaaaaaNNNNNNNNNNNNNNNNNNNNNNNNNNNNNNNNNNNNNNNNNNNNNNNNNNNNNNNNNNNNNNNNNNNNNNNNNNNNNNNNNNNNNNNNNNNNNNNNNNNNNNNNNNNNNNNNNNNNNNNNNNNNNNNNNNNNNNNNNNNNNNNNNNNNNNNNNNNNNNNNNNNNNNNNNNNNNNNNNNNNNNNNNNNNNNNNNNNNNNNNNNNNNNNNNNNNNNNNNNNNNNNNNNNNNNNNNNNNNNNNNNNNNNNNNNNNNNNNNNNNNNNNNNNNNNNNNNNNNNNNNNNNNNNNNNNNNNNNNNNNNNNNNNNNNNNNNNNNNNNNNNNNNNNNNNNNNNNNNNNNNNNNNNNNNNNNNNNNNNNNNNNNNNNNNNNNNNNNNNNNNNNNNNNNNNNNNNNNNNNNNNNNNNNNNNNNNNNNNNNNNNNNNNNNNNNNNNNNNNNNNNNNNNNNNNNNNNNNNNNNNNNNNNNNNNNNNNNNNNNNNNNNNNNNNNNNNNNNNNNNNNNNNNNNNNNNNNNNNNNNNNNNNNNNNNNNNNNNNNNNNNNNNNNNNNNNNNNNNNNNNNNNNNNNNNNNNNNNNNNNNNNNNNNNNNNNNNNNNNNNNNNNNNNNNNNNNNNNNNNNNNNNNNNNNNNNNNNNNNNNNNNNNNNNNNNNNNNNNNNNNNNNNNNNNNNNNNNNNNNNNNNNNNNNGNNNNNNNNNNNNNNNNNNNNNNNNNNNNNNNNNNNNNNNAAACCGAGGGACCAATATTCTCAATACTCTAAAGCAAGAAACCGGTCAGCATCTCATTCTTTCACACTTGTTACAAAACAGATAATGTCAACGATGTCATCAGTGTGTTAAGGCAGCGAGGTACGAGGAACAAGGATAGTGGGGAGGACGGTGgttatggttgggggggggggggtgatctgtTCAGTTGTGTTCATTGGTAGAGGTAAATAGCTTGGTTGCTGGTTATGTAATAGGTTTAttgatatgtatagtatgtggaTAGatgtggagaagagggggggtcgATGTAAAAAAAAGTGGATAGGTTTTCGGCATGCAAGTGGATAGGTTttaagtagaagaaagaaagttAATAGATATTAGGCAGAAATGTTTAAAGCTTTTAGGAAGAATATCTTATAGATTTTGGGTAGAAAAATGGATCGTGTTNNNNNNNNNNNNNNNNNNNNNNNNNNNNNNNNNNNNNNNNNNNNNNNNNNNNNNNNNNNNNNNNNNNNNNNNNNNNNNNNNNNNNNNNNNNNNNNNNNNNNNNNNNNNNNNNNNNNNNNNNNNNNNNNNNNNNNNNNNNNNNNNNNNNNNNNNNNNNNNNNNNNNNNNNNNNNNNNNNNNNNNNNNNNNNNNNNNNNNNNNNNNNNNNNNNNNNNNNNNNNNNNNNNNNNNNNNNNNNNNNNNNNNNNNNNNNNNNNNNNNNNNNNNNNNNNNNNNNNNNNNNNNNNNNNNNNNNNNNNNNNNNNNNNNNNNNNNNNNNNNNNNNNNNNNNNNNNNNNNNNNNNNNNNNNNNNNNNNNNNNNNNNNNNNNNNNNNNNNNNNNNNNNNNNNNNNNNNNNNNNNNNNNNNNNNNNNNNNNNNNNNNNNNNNNNNNNNNNNNNNNNCTNNNNNNNNNNNNNNNNNNNNNNNNNNNNNNNNNNNNNNNNNNNNNNNNNNNNNNNNNNNNNNNNNNNNNNNNNNNNNNNNNNNNNNNNGCTTATTTATATCTTACGGTAGCTGATGGATCTGCTCAATTTCCTATAATTAAGACGATCAGTATTTTCTTCTAGTTATAAAGAATATTGTGcttatagtattatatgataaaattacagtTGAATACTTGGaagtaaacatgaaaaaatagagCGAAATGACCTTGTCACGCTCTTGACCTGAGGGTGTGATGTCTGTATAACTGGACTGCAATGGAATGCACCTGAACGCGANNNNNNNNNNNNNNNNNNNNNNNNNNNNNNNNNNNNNNNNNNNNNNNNNNNNNNNNNNNNNNNNNNNNNNNNNNNNNNNNNNNNNNNNNNNNNNNNNNNNNNNNNNNNNNNNNNNNNNNNNNNNNNNNNNNNNNNNNNNNNNNNNNNNNNNNNNNNNNNNNNNNNNNNNNNNNNNNNNNNNNNNNNNNCCtgggaaaataaaacacagaaatttAATTAGGCTTTCTGCCTACGCTATACGTTTAGGCATTAAAGACtaaatactttattatttatggaaGCCTAAGCTTTGTGGGTCGGATTTGTCACTTTTCAATTTATGACGTCCTGTAATCTACTTGTTATTGTGATTCAGGATTGCTGGTTNNNNNNNNNNNNNNNNNNNNNNNNNNNNNNNNNNNNNNNNNNNNNNNNNNNNNNNNNNNNNNNNNNNNNNNNNNNNNNNNNNNNNNNNNNNNNNNNNNNNNNNNNNNNNNNNNNNNNNNNNNNNNNNNNNNNNNNNNNNNNNNNNNNNNNNNNNNNNNNNNNNNNNNNNNNNNNNNNNNNNNNNNNNNNNNNNNNNNNNNNNNNNNNNNNNNNNNNNNNNNNNNNNNNNNNNNNNNNNNNNNNNNNNNNNNNNNNNNNNNNNNNNNNNNNNNNNNNNNNNNNGGGTTGAGATGTAGATACTAATGATATGGGCATCATCTTTCCGCGAATAAGAGAGTTTTATGAAAATAGAAAACTCATTTCTAATAACAGCATTTACACAGCCACTTCCATCATTAAAACTAATAGATGTAGTGCTCTTTCACCTGTCGACCTTTATCCTGTGTCGAGGTCAAATAAGTTCACAATCCATAGAGTAATTTCCGAGATCTTTATTGTTCTTATACCAATTTCTATGTTGCTCTCTATACTTAATTACTTGTCTAAGTACTGGAGTTGCCCTGTAGTAGGATTANNNNNNNNNNNNNNNNNNNNNNNNNNNNNNNNNNNNNNNNNNNNNNNNNNNNNNNNNNNNNNNNNNNNNNNNNNNNNNNNNNNNNNNNNNNNNNNNNNNNNNNNNNNNNNNNNNNNNNNNNNNNNNNNNNNNNNNNNNNNNNNNNNNNNNNNNNNNNNNNNNNNNNNNNNNNNNNNNNNNNNNNNNNNNNNNNNNNNNNNNNNNNNNNNNNNNNNNNNNNNNNNNNNNNNNNNNNNNNNNNNNNNNNNNNNNNNNNNNNNNNNNNNNNNNNNNNNNNNNNNNNNNNNNNNNNNNNNNNNNNNNNNNNNNNNNNNNNNNNNNNNNNNNNNNNNNNNNNNNNNNNNNNNNNNNNNNNNNNNNNNNNNNNNNNNNNNNNNNNNNNNNNNNNNNNNNNNNNNNNNNNNNNNNNNNNNNNNNNNNNNNNNNNNNNNNNNNNNNNNNNNNNNNNNNNNNNNNNNNNNNNNNNNNNNNNNNNNNNNNNNNNNNNNNNNNNNNNNNNNNNNNNNNNNNNNNNNNNNNNNNNNNNNNNNNNNNNNNNNNNNNNNNNNNNNNNNNNNNNNNNNNNNNNNNNNNNNNNNNNNNNNNNNNNNNNNNNNNNNNNNNNNNNNNNNNNNNNNNNNN
This Penaeus monodon isolate SGIC_2016 chromosome 19, NSTDA_Pmon_1, whole genome shotgun sequence DNA region includes the following protein-coding sequences:
- the LOC119585339 gene encoding serine/threonine-protein kinases drp72-like, producing the protein MSGRVPAVSHLSSEDVLHLQKSMLVRRLGEGGSAKVDLVRWGKGVACLKVAKREGVREEFLREADILHLVGGAGGAPRLLAMAEHPPALLVSFRGYWTFHSFRSLRPPDLTYLHVLWSLAECVAEIHTAGVVHTDLKPDNVMVTLPKRPDGLAKVRIVDFGHGRLAGEYPVICDGLCPARYFWVSPEALSGGRISPASDVYSLGVLMNQVSSWMQDSPPTLPLLAARATRPHPGDRCDLREVRRVRSNAFSSIRLSNALTGIYSLGVLMKQVSPWMQDSRPRSSSSSSAQ